A single Chlamydia suis DNA region contains:
- the serS gene encoding serine--tRNA ligase: MLDIRLIRKEPKECEARLQKKDPLISLERLLDLDKKVRQLKSDSDALLARRKTLSGQIHKAKVANEDATPLIQEVSAIADQLIALENSLQEQEALLQDLMARLPNYPDEDVPVSPDKSGNQVIKSHGELPSFTFPPKHHMQLNEALHILDFKLPAKTTGSGWPAYKNTGVLLEWALLTYLLNKQQSHGFQLWLPPLLVKRDILFGSGQIPKFDGQYYRVEDGEQSLFLIPTAEVVLNGFHSQEILNEQDLPLYYAAFTPCFRREAGAGGSHERGLVRVHQFHKIEMFAFTTPEQEEMAYQKMIGVVEEILSELQLPYQLSLLSTGDMSFTAKKTIDAEVWLPGQNAFYEVSSISKCGDFQARRSETRYRDAQGKLHFVNTLNGSGLATPRLLVAILENYQQEDGSVLIPDVLRPYMDNQEILLPKTDR, from the coding sequence ATGTTGGATATACGATTAATACGCAAGGAACCAAAAGAGTGTGAAGCTCGTCTTCAAAAAAAAGATCCTCTTATTTCGTTAGAACGACTCCTAGACTTGGATAAAAAAGTGCGACAGCTAAAGTCTGATTCAGATGCTCTGCTGGCAAGACGCAAGACTCTCTCTGGGCAAATTCATAAAGCTAAGGTTGCTAACGAGGATGCCACCCCTCTAATTCAAGAAGTTAGTGCCATTGCAGACCAACTCATTGCACTGGAAAACAGTTTACAAGAACAAGAAGCTCTTCTGCAGGATCTCATGGCAAGACTGCCTAATTATCCCGATGAGGACGTCCCCGTCTCTCCTGATAAGTCTGGGAATCAAGTCATCAAAAGCCATGGGGAACTCCCCTCTTTTACCTTTCCTCCCAAACACCATATGCAATTGAACGAAGCTTTGCATATTTTAGACTTTAAACTTCCTGCCAAAACAACGGGGTCGGGCTGGCCTGCTTACAAAAATACTGGGGTTCTTCTAGAATGGGCACTACTTACCTACCTTCTAAATAAGCAGCAGTCTCACGGGTTCCAATTGTGGCTTCCTCCCCTGCTTGTTAAACGCGATATTCTTTTTGGCTCCGGTCAAATTCCAAAATTTGATGGACAATACTACCGTGTCGAAGATGGGGAACAATCTCTTTTCCTCATTCCTACAGCAGAAGTTGTGCTTAATGGATTCCATTCTCAAGAAATCCTAAACGAACAAGACCTCCCCCTCTATTATGCAGCATTCACGCCCTGTTTTCGAAGGGAAGCAGGAGCAGGAGGATCTCATGAACGCGGCTTAGTAAGAGTTCATCAGTTTCATAAAATAGAAATGTTTGCTTTTACTACTCCGGAACAAGAAGAGATGGCTTATCAAAAAATGATTGGCGTTGTTGAAGAAATCCTTTCCGAGCTTCAGCTTCCTTATCAGCTTTCTCTACTTTCCACGGGAGATATGTCTTTTACTGCTAAAAAAACCATTGATGCAGAAGTTTGGCTACCAGGACAAAATGCTTTTTATGAAGTCTCTTCTATTTCCAAATGTGGAGATTTTCAAGCTCGGCGCTCTGAGACTCGTTATCGAGATGCTCAAGGGAAGCTGCATTTTGTCAACACTCTAAACGGCTCAGGATTAGCTACTCCTAGATTGTTAGTTGCCATTTTAGAAAATTATCAACAGGAAGACGGTTCTGTCCTGATCCCTGATGTACTCCGCCCCTATATGGACAACCAAGAAATTCTCCTACCCAAAACGGATAGATAA
- a CDS encoding bifunctional 3,4-dihydroxy-2-butanone-4-phosphate synthase/GTP cyclohydrolase II yields the protein MVTCETGIASVQQAIKDIAEGKFVIVIDEASRENEGDLILAGEKVSAEKMAFLLSHTTGIVCASVTQERAKRLDLPAMVQENQCAFKTAFTVSVDAGVGITTGVSAADRAKTVQLLADPASTPASFVRPGHVFPLVSQPGGVIQRPGHTEASMDLMRLAGMQPCGIFAELVNADHSMMRQQQIWDFAEQQGLTVITVDDLITYRLTFDSLVSHISSARLPTKYGEFSIHVYESVIDGTQHFALVKGNIHAQEAVPVRVHSECLTGDILGSCRCDCGAQLDMAIRYIAEQGLGVVVYLRGQEGRGIGFGHKIRAYALQDLGYDTVDANLQLGFPIDAREYGMAAQILKDLQLTSVRLITHNPKKFFGLQRLGIQILDRIILPVSISAENEGYLRTKKERMGHWLDLPMLDESEEEYASIERISYR from the coding sequence ATGGTTACATGTGAAACCGGGATAGCTTCGGTACAGCAAGCAATAAAGGACATTGCTGAAGGAAAATTTGTCATAGTTATTGATGAGGCATCTCGGGAAAATGAAGGAGATTTGATCTTAGCCGGAGAGAAGGTTTCTGCAGAGAAAATGGCCTTTCTTTTATCCCACACGACAGGCATTGTTTGTGCCTCGGTTACTCAAGAACGAGCAAAAAGGTTGGATTTACCTGCAATGGTTCAAGAGAATCAGTGTGCTTTCAAAACAGCCTTTACCGTTTCCGTTGATGCTGGAGTCGGGATTACTACTGGTGTTTCTGCTGCGGATAGAGCAAAAACAGTTCAGTTGTTAGCAGACCCCGCATCGACTCCCGCATCTTTTGTTCGTCCTGGACACGTTTTTCCTTTGGTTAGTCAGCCGGGAGGAGTTATTCAACGCCCGGGACATACCGAAGCCTCTATGGATCTTATGCGACTTGCAGGGATGCAACCCTGCGGTATATTTGCTGAGCTTGTTAACGCAGATCATTCCATGATGCGGCAACAGCAGATATGGGATTTTGCAGAGCAACAGGGGCTGACTGTTATTACTGTTGACGATCTGATTACCTATCGCCTCACTTTTGATTCTTTGGTCTCTCACATTTCATCAGCGCGCCTCCCTACTAAGTACGGGGAATTTTCGATCCATGTTTATGAATCGGTTATTGATGGGACTCAGCATTTTGCCTTGGTGAAAGGGAATATCCATGCACAGGAAGCTGTTCCTGTACGGGTGCATTCGGAGTGCTTGACTGGTGATATCTTAGGGTCTTGTCGCTGTGATTGTGGAGCTCAGTTAGATATGGCAATACGGTATATTGCAGAGCAAGGATTAGGGGTTGTTGTGTATCTTCGGGGGCAAGAGGGGCGCGGGATCGGCTTTGGCCATAAAATTCGGGCCTATGCATTGCAAGATCTTGGGTATGATACGGTCGATGCCAATCTGCAATTGGGGTTCCCTATAGATGCTAGAGAATATGGGATGGCCGCGCAGATTCTTAAAGATCTTCAGTTGACAAGCGTGAGATTGATTACCCATAATCCCAAAAAGTTTTTTGGACTACAACGACTAGGCATACAAATTCTTGATAGGATTATTTTGCCTGTAAGTATTTCAGCAGAAAACGAAGGGTATCTACGTACGAAAAAGGAACGAATGGGGCATTGGTTAGACCTCCCCATGCTTGATGAATCGGAGGAGGAGTATGCATCTATTGAAAGGATTTCCTATCGCTAA
- the ribH gene encoding 6,7-dimethyl-8-ribityllumazine synthase: MHLLKGFPIAKGIRAAVVGSCFNAPIADLLVSGAQETFLDFGGDPASLTIIRVPGAFEIPCAIKKLLSKKGGFQAIVACGVLIQGETSHYQYIADNVAAGVSRLSVEFCLPISFSVITAPSVEAAWERAGIKGPNLGASGMKTALEMASLFAQIDKDL; encoded by the coding sequence ATGCATCTATTGAAAGGATTTCCTATCGCTAAGGGCATACGTGCGGCTGTTGTTGGGTCGTGTTTCAATGCTCCTATTGCGGATCTGTTGGTTTCTGGAGCGCAAGAAACTTTCTTAGATTTTGGAGGAGACCCAGCTTCTCTGACGATTATTCGAGTTCCTGGAGCCTTTGAGATTCCTTGTGCGATCAAAAAATTGCTTTCTAAAAAGGGTGGTTTTCAAGCTATCGTTGCTTGCGGAGTCCTCATCCAGGGAGAGACTTCGCATTATCAGTATATTGCGGATAACGTTGCCGCAGGAGTCAGTCGATTGTCGGTAGAGTTCTGTCTCCCGATCTCTTTTTCTGTAATAACTGCGCCCAGTGTGGAAGCTGCTTGGGAGCGGGCCGGAATAAAAGGTCCTAATCTAGGTGCTTCGGGAATGAAGACTGCGCTGGAAATGGCGTCACTGTTTGCGCAGATAGACAAGGATTTGTAA
- a CDS encoding VIT1/CCC1 transporter family protein: MPSEYEHFGDLSPEEHLKEVQDMHKVCKGEPHQTKKGGWYHLASDAIDCGVFIFFIRTVFFLTPTLPLASYGKLLLATGVSWIFYTSCKCAQSAWAYMELTHRNMLQEKKEIEAHPEQERLELRALYANQGFQEPLLSQMTDFVCSDSSLLLDTMLREELHIQLENYPHPLKQGGMKACGGILGLLLFFPIALTVSYTVSVLLAAFVISALFALKTRLINNAVTPAIVWGVGIFITTISFCCSVIRLF; encoded by the coding sequence ATGCCATCCGAATACGAGCATTTTGGGGATTTATCCCCAGAAGAACACCTCAAAGAAGTGCAGGATATGCACAAAGTCTGCAAGGGAGAACCCCATCAGACAAAAAAAGGGGGGTGGTATCACTTAGCTAGTGATGCCATAGACTGCGGTGTCTTTATATTTTTTATTCGCACTGTATTTTTTCTTACCCCCACCCTCCCCTTGGCATCTTATGGAAAACTTCTTCTTGCAACGGGAGTCAGCTGGATTTTTTACACCAGCTGTAAGTGCGCGCAATCCGCTTGGGCCTATATGGAACTTACCCATAGGAACATGTTACAAGAAAAAAAAGAGATCGAAGCGCACCCAGAACAAGAGCGACTGGAATTACGTGCGCTGTATGCCAATCAAGGATTCCAAGAGCCGCTACTTTCACAAATGACGGACTTTGTGTGTTCAGATTCTTCTCTTCTTTTAGATACGATGCTCAGAGAAGAATTACATATTCAATTGGAAAACTATCCTCATCCTCTTAAACAAGGCGGCATGAAAGCTTGTGGAGGAATTCTTGGTCTACTCTTATTTTTCCCAATTGCACTGACCGTGAGCTACACAGTATCTGTCCTTCTAGCGGCTTTTGTTATTAGCGCTCTATTTGCTCTGAAAACCCGTCTTATAAACAATGCTGTTACCCCCGCAATCGTTTGGGGAGTAGGAATCTTTATTACCACGATCAGCTTTTGCTGCTCTGTGATACGATTATTCTAG
- a CDS encoding pseudouridine synthase yields MAKVRLNKFLASAGVASRRKCDEIIFAGAVTVNGKVAAGPFVIVDEELDSVEVGGQRIGTEKKVYFMVHKPLGYLCSSERKFPGSKLVIDLLSHCPYRLFTVGRLDKETSGLILVTNDGEFSNRVIHPSFGITKEYLLKVSRDVSARDLETLMAGVVIDGRIVRPVSVKKVRRGTIKIIVNEGKKHEIRLFAEAAGLQLLELKRIRIGSLVLGGLPYGQYRELTDAELNSCLSGKGTALVA; encoded by the coding sequence TCGCGGAGAAAGTGCGATGAGATCATTTTTGCTGGCGCCGTCACTGTTAATGGTAAGGTGGCCGCAGGACCTTTTGTGATCGTCGATGAAGAGCTGGATTCTGTAGAAGTGGGAGGCCAGCGCATTGGCACAGAAAAGAAAGTCTATTTTATGGTGCATAAACCTCTAGGGTATCTTTGTTCTTCTGAGCGTAAATTCCCGGGATCCAAGTTAGTGATCGATCTTTTGTCCCATTGTCCCTATCGTTTGTTCACCGTAGGGCGTTTAGATAAAGAAACTTCGGGATTGATTTTGGTAACTAATGACGGAGAGTTTTCGAATCGGGTGATACATCCCTCTTTCGGGATCACGAAAGAGTATTTACTAAAGGTGAGCCGAGATGTTTCGGCTCGAGATCTCGAGACCTTGATGGCCGGGGTCGTGATCGATGGCCGCATTGTGCGTCCGGTTTCCGTTAAAAAAGTGCGTCGTGGAACCATTAAAATTATTGTAAATGAAGGGAAAAAACACGAAATTCGTCTTTTTGCAGAAGCCGCAGGACTGCAGTTGTTAGAGCTAAAAAGGATTCGTATAGGAAGTTTGGTATTGGGCGGACTTCCTTATGGCCAATATCGAGAATTGACGGATGCAGAGCTCAACAGTTGTTTATCTGGGAAGGGTACGGCTCTCGTTGCCTAG
- a CDS encoding biotin--[acetyl-CoA-carboxylase] ligase, with the protein MKEIYYEIASTDSTNTTAKRGISLWDPYALTIVTTRKQTAGRGKFSRYWHSTDRDLLASFCFFLRVDSVDSALLFRIGTEAVIRLGVSLGIPGMVMKWPNDVLVQGKKLSGVLCETVPVENGMGVIIGIGINGNVSAEELLVVDQPATSLQELIGRPLDIEEQIYRLAQEIQDLIRGLPLWGAV; encoded by the coding sequence ATGAAAGAAATTTATTACGAAATAGCGAGTACGGATTCCACAAATACAACGGCAAAACGGGGGATATCGTTGTGGGATCCTTATGCTCTTACTATCGTCACAACCAGGAAACAAACGGCAGGACGAGGCAAATTTAGTAGATACTGGCATTCTACGGATCGAGATCTCCTCGCTTCCTTTTGCTTCTTTTTACGAGTAGATAGCGTGGATAGTGCTTTGTTATTTCGTATAGGCACAGAGGCCGTTATTCGTCTTGGAGTTTCTTTAGGGATTCCAGGAATGGTTATGAAATGGCCGAATGATGTGCTGGTCCAAGGAAAAAAACTTTCTGGAGTACTTTGTGAAACGGTCCCTGTAGAGAATGGGATGGGAGTTATTATCGGGATCGGAATCAATGGGAATGTAAGTGCAGAGGAATTGTTAGTGGTGGATCAACCCGCAACTTCTCTGCAAGAATTAATAGGAAGGCCTTTAGATATAGAAGAGCAGATTTATCGGCTTGCCCAAGAAATTCAAGATCTCATACGAGGCCTTCCTTTATGGGGAGCTGTGTAA
- a CDS encoding FtsW/RodA/SpoVE family cell cycle protein translates to MKNTKYLRQVNVWIFVVIILLMSISVVVISSQDPSSMLVHTSRGLFSAKSKIQLRHFALGWIVYFICLYVDYHQFKRWAWVLYSLILFSLIGLFFVPAVQNVHRWYRIPIINLSVQPSEYAKLVVVIMLSYILEIRKARISSKTTAFIACIIVGIPFLLILKEPDLGTALVLCPIALAIFYIGNIYPPLVKVCSIFAALGILGSLLIFSGIIPHDKVKPYALKVLKEYQYERLSPSNHHQRASLVSIGVGGLKGQGWKSGEFAGRGWLPYGYTDSVFPAIGEEFGLLGLLFVLWLFYNLVCFGCRTVAVAVDDFGRFLAGGVTVHLVMHVLINVSMMSGLLPITGVPLVLISYGGSSVISTMASLGILQSIYSRRFAKYPSSLHSSP, encoded by the coding sequence ATGAAAAATACAAAATACTTGCGTCAAGTGAATGTATGGATCTTTGTAGTGATTATTCTACTTATGAGCATAAGTGTGGTTGTGATCTCATCTCAAGATCCTTCCTCCATGTTAGTCCATACATCACGAGGGCTCTTCTCAGCAAAAAGCAAAATACAATTACGTCATTTTGCTTTAGGATGGATCGTCTATTTTATTTGCCTATACGTAGATTACCATCAATTCAAACGGTGGGCTTGGGTTCTTTATTCGCTAATTCTTTTTAGCCTCATCGGCCTATTTTTCGTTCCTGCAGTGCAAAATGTGCATCGCTGGTATCGTATCCCCATTATCAACCTTAGCGTCCAACCCTCTGAATATGCAAAGCTTGTAGTTGTAATCATGCTCAGCTACATTCTGGAAATACGAAAAGCTCGTATCTCTTCCAAAACGACAGCTTTTATCGCTTGTATCATTGTAGGGATCCCCTTTCTGCTTATCCTCAAAGAGCCAGATCTTGGAACAGCCCTAGTATTATGTCCGATAGCCCTAGCGATTTTTTATATAGGGAATATTTATCCTCCTTTAGTGAAAGTCTGTTCGATTTTTGCTGCTTTAGGAATACTCGGCTCCTTACTAATTTTCTCCGGGATTATTCCTCATGACAAAGTAAAACCCTATGCTCTTAAAGTGTTAAAAGAGTATCAGTATGAACGCTTAAGTCCCTCGAACCATCACCAACGAGCCTCTTTAGTCTCTATTGGAGTGGGGGGATTAAAAGGTCAAGGATGGAAATCTGGAGAATTTGCAGGCAGAGGCTGGCTTCCCTATGGCTATACGGACTCCGTATTTCCAGCCATAGGAGAGGAATTCGGTCTGCTTGGGCTACTTTTCGTGCTGTGGCTGTTTTATAACCTGGTCTGTTTCGGCTGTCGCACTGTTGCCGTTGCAGTCGATGATTTTGGACGTTTTTTAGCGGGAGGTGTCACAGTGCATCTTGTCATGCACGTATTGATTAATGTTAGCATGATGAGCGGGCTCTTGCCCATCACAGGAGTTCCCTTGGTTTTGATTTCTTACGGAGGGTCTTCTGTGATCTCCACAATGGCATCTTTAGGTATTTTGCAAAGCATTTACAGTCGACGTTTTGCTAAATACCCGTCCTCTTTACACAGCTCCCCATAA
- the ribD gene encoding bifunctional diaminohydroxyphosphoribosylaminopyrimidine deaminase/5-amino-6-(5-phosphoribosylamino)uracil reductase RibD → MEVLSEQQLFFMRKAVALGERGRLLAPPNPWVGCVIVKNGCVIGEGWHKGIGFPHAEVCAIQDSPCSLEGAEVYVTLEPCCHFGRTPPCVDLLIKSKVAAVYVALLDPDPRVCKKGIARLREAGIPVYVGIGSKEAKASLQPYLHQRETGLPWVVMKTAASLDGQTADREGRSQWISGELARADVGKLRAESQAVIVGSRTVCLDNPRLSARQAHGNLYERQPLRVVIDSLGKVPLDARVWNSDSGKSLLATTEQCSLEYKQRLEDLGVEVWQSSSQQVDLRELLQTLAAKGCLQVLIEGGAQLHSAFWKEDLVNAGVIYLGPKFLGDQGSPMLQDLQVGLANAKSVKITEISLVGDSVKVCFERECR, encoded by the coding sequence ATGGAAGTTTTGTCTGAGCAACAACTGTTTTTTATGCGTAAGGCCGTTGCATTGGGAGAAAGAGGAAGGCTTTTGGCTCCTCCTAATCCCTGGGTCGGATGTGTGATCGTAAAAAATGGATGTGTGATAGGAGAGGGATGGCATAAGGGGATCGGGTTCCCCCATGCGGAGGTATGTGCTATCCAAGATTCCCCCTGTTCCTTGGAAGGAGCGGAAGTGTATGTTACTTTAGAGCCTTGTTGTCATTTTGGCAGGACTCCTCCTTGCGTAGATCTTTTGATCAAAAGCAAGGTAGCGGCAGTGTACGTTGCCTTATTGGATCCAGATCCTCGTGTGTGCAAAAAAGGAATTGCTCGTTTGAGAGAGGCTGGGATTCCTGTTTACGTGGGGATAGGGAGCAAAGAAGCAAAAGCTTCTTTGCAACCCTATTTGCATCAACGAGAAACAGGGCTGCCATGGGTTGTTATGAAAACGGCGGCTTCTCTTGATGGGCAGACTGCAGATCGGGAAGGAAGATCGCAGTGGATTTCGGGGGAGCTTGCTCGAGCAGATGTGGGGAAGCTTCGCGCCGAGTCTCAGGCTGTGATTGTTGGATCGCGTACAGTTTGCTTAGATAATCCACGATTATCTGCTCGGCAGGCTCATGGAAATTTGTACGAGCGTCAACCGCTACGGGTCGTCATAGATAGTTTAGGGAAAGTTCCTTTGGATGCTCGAGTGTGGAATTCGGATTCAGGGAAATCTTTACTCGCGACAACAGAACAATGTTCGTTGGAATACAAGCAAAGATTAGAAGATTTAGGAGTGGAGGTATGGCAATCCTCTTCTCAACAGGTGGATCTAAGAGAGCTTTTACAAACCCTTGCGGCTAAGGGATGTCTGCAAGTGTTGATTGAGGGAGGGGCTCAGTTACACTCCGCTTTTTGGAAAGAAGATCTTGTAAATGCTGGCGTAATTTATTTGGGCCCTAAATTTTTGGGGGATCAAGGGAGCCCTATGCTACAAGATCTTCAGGTGGGTTTAGCTAATGCAAAATCTGTGAAAATTACAGAAATTTCTTTAGTTGGCGATTCTGTAAAGGTGTGTTTTGAAAGAGAATGTAGATAG
- a CDS encoding cation-translocating P-type ATPase, with protein sequence MPSNLFSSPFSRELLNDFFESGMTEETSPLLSRKNRLLSQNLTLKSAYLSLALYLGALFSYWIGYQPLSSLLLILTFFLAGTPALVKSFEDILNKTVNIDILMTSAAFGSIFIGGALEGALLLVLFAISESLGAMVSGKAKSTLASLKHLAPTVAWVVQPDGSLQKVLVQNVKVGEIIRVKSGEVVPLDGEIIQGASSINLMHLTGEKIPKSCGIGDAVPAGAHNLEGSFDLKVLRIGAESTIAHIINLVVQAQSTKPKLQQRLDRYSSTYALTIFAISAAIAVGGALFTTLPFLGPDSAFYRALAFLIAASPCALIIAIPIAYLSAINACAKHGVLLKGGVVLDRLVSCNSIVMDKTGTLTTGDLICSGCEDFGPETPLFYSYILAMEQSSSHPIAQALVHYLSEKQVHSLPATQCTTIPGEGVQGEFNGELAFVGRVSTALRYVPEKYHEQLHERVKQAQDRGETCSIACLGERVSLFYFRDTLRHDAADIVSYLKKNRYPVCMLTGDHRISAENTARMLGIDEVFYDLTPDDKLAKIQELASTRQIMMVGDGINDAPALAQATVGIAMGEAGSATAIEAADVVLLNQGLSSLPWLIKKAKKTRRIVSQNLALALAIILFISGPASMGVIPLWLAVILHEGSTVVVGLNALRLLRNT encoded by the coding sequence ATGCCTTCGAATCTTTTTTCCTCCCCATTTTCTCGAGAACTCTTAAACGATTTTTTTGAATCTGGAATGACGGAAGAAACGAGCCCTTTGCTCTCTCGAAAAAACCGTCTTTTAAGTCAAAATTTAACACTTAAATCTGCCTATCTATCCCTTGCCCTTTATCTAGGAGCTCTCTTTTCTTATTGGATCGGGTATCAGCCTCTTTCTTCTTTACTATTGATTCTTACTTTTTTCCTCGCGGGCACGCCTGCTCTCGTCAAATCTTTTGAGGATATTCTTAATAAAACAGTGAATATCGATATTCTCATGACGTCAGCTGCTTTCGGCTCTATTTTCATTGGAGGCGCGTTAGAAGGAGCTTTACTTTTAGTACTTTTTGCTATTTCAGAATCCCTGGGAGCTATGGTCTCTGGGAAAGCCAAGAGCACTCTCGCCTCTTTAAAACATTTGGCTCCTACCGTGGCCTGGGTTGTCCAGCCAGATGGTTCATTGCAGAAAGTTTTAGTGCAAAATGTCAAAGTTGGAGAGATTATCCGAGTTAAGAGCGGAGAGGTGGTTCCTTTAGATGGAGAAATTATCCAAGGAGCCTCTTCTATCAATCTGATGCACTTAACAGGAGAAAAAATCCCTAAATCCTGTGGAATAGGGGATGCGGTTCCTGCCGGGGCTCATAACTTAGAAGGAAGCTTTGATCTTAAAGTCTTGCGAATCGGGGCAGAATCCACTATAGCTCATATCATTAACCTTGTTGTCCAAGCTCAAAGCACTAAACCCAAGCTACAGCAGCGTTTAGATCGTTACTCGTCCACTTATGCTTTAACGATCTTTGCTATTTCCGCGGCTATAGCAGTAGGAGGGGCATTATTTACAACTCTACCATTCCTTGGACCTGATAGCGCTTTTTATCGGGCCCTAGCTTTTTTAATCGCAGCATCCCCCTGCGCGCTTATCATCGCCATCCCTATTGCTTATCTCAGCGCTATTAATGCCTGCGCCAAACACGGAGTTTTACTGAAAGGAGGCGTAGTCTTGGACCGCTTAGTCTCCTGTAACTCCATAGTTATGGATAAGACGGGGACTCTCACTACAGGAGATTTAATTTGCTCGGGATGTGAAGATTTCGGCCCAGAAACCCCGCTTTTTTATTCCTATATATTAGCAATGGAACAGTCTTCATCCCACCCCATTGCCCAGGCCTTAGTTCATTATCTTTCAGAGAAACAAGTGCATTCTCTCCCAGCAACACAATGCACCACCATCCCTGGAGAAGGCGTGCAAGGAGAATTTAACGGGGAACTGGCGTTTGTAGGACGAGTTTCCACCGCTTTACGCTACGTCCCCGAAAAATATCACGAACAGCTTCACGAGCGAGTTAAACAAGCTCAAGATCGAGGTGAAACCTGTTCCATTGCTTGTCTAGGGGAACGTGTTTCTCTTTTTTATTTTCGAGATACCCTTCGCCATGACGCTGCAGATATTGTCTCCTATTTGAAAAAAAATAGATATCCGGTGTGTATGCTTACAGGAGATCATCGTATCAGTGCAGAAAATACTGCTCGGATGCTTGGTATTGATGAAGTATTTTACGATCTAACTCCTGACGATAAACTAGCTAAAATCCAAGAGCTAGCAAGTACACGGCAGATCATGATGGTAGGAGATGGTATCAATGACGCCCCTGCTTTAGCTCAAGCTACTGTGGGAATCGCTATGGGGGAGGCTGGTAGCGCTACAGCTATAGAGGCAGCAGATGTAGTCTTGTTAAACCAAGGGCTGTCCTCTCTCCCCTGGCTCATAAAAAAAGCCAAAAAAACTCGGCGCATTGTTTCGCAAAACCTAGCTTTGGCTTTAGCGATTATTTTATTTATCTCCGGCCCAGCATCTATGGGAGTTATCCCTTTATGGCTTGCCGTAATTTTGCACGAAGGGAGCACCGTCGTTGTAGGGCTTAATGCTCTTCGCCTTTTAAGAAATACATGA